The bacterium genome has a window encoding:
- the dnaN gene encoding DNA polymerase III subunit beta — protein MKLVIAKDAVMSGLQMVHGVVNVRPTLPVLSNVLLEAKNDRLWMTTTDMDVTMRCAVDAKIGKPGATTIPARRLFSIIRELPADNIEIEVDEKNAASITCGSAFFKINGLPDDEFPAIPANEGGHTFSVDQKALKQMLQKTFYAASTDETRFILNGTLMSFKGNKLTLVATDGRRLALTETEIEFPKEAECEAIVPTKAVNELIRILKDEGMVKIFIGKNQATFEFDEVTLTTKLIEGTYPNFRQVIPGQCEQRIAVDREVFLTALKRVALLTSDKSSSIKLTFGKNKLKISASSPDVGEAHESVAIKYNAKDIQVAFNPDYIMEPLRNIANDEIYVELTDELSPGVIKCDVPFIYVLMPMRIS, from the coding sequence ATGAAACTTGTTATTGCCAAAGATGCCGTCATGTCAGGACTTCAAATGGTTCATGGTGTGGTGAATGTACGTCCGACCCTTCCCGTGCTCTCCAACGTTTTGCTGGAAGCCAAGAACGACCGCCTGTGGATGACCACCACCGACATGGATGTGACCATGCGTTGTGCCGTGGATGCCAAAATCGGTAAACCCGGCGCCACCACCATTCCGGCCCGCAGATTATTCAGCATTATCCGTGAACTTCCGGCCGATAATATCGAAATCGAAGTAGATGAAAAGAATGCGGCTTCAATCACCTGCGGTTCCGCTTTTTTCAAGATCAACGGATTGCCGGATGACGAATTTCCCGCCATTCCTGCCAACGAAGGGGGACATACCTTCTCGGTGGATCAGAAGGCCCTGAAACAGATGCTCCAGAAGACGTTTTATGCCGCCTCAACGGATGAAACCCGCTTTATTTTGAACGGGACCCTGATGAGTTTCAAGGGCAATAAGCTCACCCTGGTGGCCACCGATGGCCGCCGTCTGGCCTTGACGGAAACTGAAATTGAATTCCCGAAAGAAGCCGAATGTGAAGCCATTGTGCCGACCAAAGCGGTCAATGAGCTGATCCGCATCCTGAAGGATGAGGGTATGGTCAAGATCTTCATTGGAAAAAACCAGGCGACGTTTGAATTTGATGAGGTCACGCTGACCACCAAGCTGATCGAAGGTACCTATCCGAATTTCCGCCAGGTGATTCCCGGCCAGTGTGAACAACGTATCGCCGTGGATCGGGAAGTGTTCCTGACGGCCCTGAAGCGCGTGGCCCTGCTGACCAGCGATAAATCCAGTTCGATCAAGCTGACCTTCGGCAAGAATAAACTTAAAATCAGTGCCTCTTCGCCTGATGTCGGTGAAGCCCATGAGTCCGTGGCCATTAAGTACAATGCCAAGGATATCCAGGTGGCGTTTAATCCCGATTACATCATGGAGCCCCTGCGGAACATCGCCAACGATGAGATTTACGTCGAATTGACGGATGAACTCAGTCCCGGTGTGATCAAGTGCGATGTGCCGTTTATCTACGTGCTGATGCCGATGCGGATTTCGTAA
- the dnaA gene encoding chromosomal replication initiator protein DnaA: MSGNHASAVWSAACDHLGKLLHPDIYSRWIAVIEPGSIEGQTLTLRVGNNFYQTWLEENYLPLIKAAVTSVSGESYDIVFQVAKRMLEPVSAPTPQAVTEPVAVPRRPSGVRQPGGPVFNANFTFDAFVVGPSNNFGHAAALAVAQSPARAYNPLFIYGGSGLGKTHLMQAIGHHVLKNSNAKIAYLSSESFTNEYIEGLQNKTLVQFRKKYRSMDLLLIDDIHFLAGKERMQEEFFHTFNALFDAHKQIVLTSDRPASEIQGLEQRLVTRFEWGLVTELQPPDLETRIAILRNKQAQCGYKHADEIILFIAKTIRSNIRRLEGALIRATSYASLMNRALTIQDLETLLRDTIDQEKQEDLTFEHIMKAVADHYDIRLVDMTSKRRPAAITMPRQIAMYLCRSLTPSSLPEIAGAFGKTHATILHAYREVARKMETDSDLRQNVSHLSRLLEKKS, from the coding sequence GTGTCAGGAAATCATGCGTCTGCTGTGTGGAGCGCGGCTTGCGATCATCTGGGCAAGCTGTTGCATCCGGATATTTATTCGCGTTGGATTGCCGTCATTGAGCCGGGAAGCATTGAGGGACAAACTCTGACCTTGCGCGTCGGTAATAATTTTTACCAGACCTGGCTTGAGGAAAACTACCTGCCGCTGATTAAAGCCGCAGTGACTTCGGTATCGGGCGAATCGTACGACATTGTATTTCAAGTGGCGAAACGGATGCTGGAGCCGGTCTCGGCACCCACTCCTCAGGCCGTCACTGAACCTGTGGCCGTACCCCGCCGCCCGTCCGGAGTCCGTCAGCCCGGAGGCCCGGTGTTCAATGCCAACTTCACCTTTGATGCCTTTGTGGTGGGCCCCTCCAATAACTTCGGGCATGCGGCGGCACTCGCCGTGGCCCAGTCGCCGGCCCGCGCTTATAATCCCCTCTTTATTTACGGCGGTTCCGGACTGGGGAAAACGCATCTGATGCAGGCCATTGGCCATCATGTCCTGAAAAACTCAAACGCGAAGATTGCGTATTTGTCGTCCGAAAGTTTTACCAATGAATATATCGAGGGGCTTCAGAATAAAACTTTGGTTCAGTTCCGGAAAAAATACCGGAGCATGGATCTCCTGCTGATTGATGATATCCACTTCCTGGCTGGCAAGGAACGGATGCAGGAGGAGTTTTTCCACACCTTCAACGCCCTCTTCGATGCCCATAAGCAGATTGTGCTGACCAGTGACCGTCCTGCCAGCGAGATTCAAGGCCTTGAACAACGTCTGGTCACCCGCTTTGAATGGGGGCTGGTCACGGAGCTTCAACCGCCGGATCTCGAGACCCGTATTGCCATTCTCCGCAACAAACAGGCGCAATGCGGATACAAGCATGCCGACGAAATCATCCTGTTCATTGCCAAAACCATCCGTTCCAATATCCGGCGGCTTGAAGGGGCGTTGATCCGTGCGACCTCCTATGCCTCGCTGATGAACCGGGCCCTGACCATTCAGGATCTCGAAACCCTGCTGCGCGACACCATTGACCAGGAGAAGCAGGAAGACCTGACCTTTGAGCACATCATGAAAGCCGTGGCGGATCATTATGACATCCGTCTGGTGGACATGACCAGCAAGAGGCGCCCTGCGGCCATCACCATGCCCCGCCAGATCGCGATGTACCTCTGCCGGTCACTGACCCCTTCCTCCCTTCCTGAAATCGCGGGAGCGTTCGGCAAAACCCATGCCACGATTTTGCATGCCTATCGGGAAGTCGCCCGCAAAATGGAAACGGATTCCGATCTCCGTCAGAATGTATCCCATCTCAGTCGTCTTCTGGAGAAGAAGAGTTGA